A region from the Aquila chrysaetos chrysaetos chromosome 15, bAquChr1.4, whole genome shotgun sequence genome encodes:
- the CSRNP2 gene encoding cysteine/serine-rich nuclear protein 2 isoform X3, translated as MQSDARRSSPPEDQLLKIPRPSWSRAFPGFPWGRGEPAGSSGGWLRKAGGKAPPPCRPPALHANRGQMDAIASAGLKRKFEDADVGSPGSNSDISEISNSDSADSCDSVNPSSSTGFIPTSILKRQKQLRRKNVRFDQVTVYYFARRQGFTSVPSQGGSSLGMAQRHNSVRHYTLCEFAQEQEVNHREILREHLKEEKLHAKKMKLTKNGTVESEEADGLTLEDVSDDDIDVENVEVDDYFFLQPLPTKRRRALLRASGVHRIDAEEKQELRAIRLSREECGCDCRLYCDPEACACSQAGIKCQVDRMSFPCGCSRDGCGNMAGRIEFNPIRVRTHYLHTIMKLELENKRQGGRPPAPEEEAAAAAAAHGSASDWLGPQPAETQDFQEFMAENETAVMHLQTAEELERLKAEEDSSNGSSMESLGVCILEEPLAVPEGLCPGGAEAGAGCQGREQPGGAAGTVLLPEREEPQRPPRPRGDLQPSRRCCEQGGSIPKSSLVPGGCSIL; from the exons ATGCAGAGCGATGCTCGCCGGTCTTCCCCACCGGAGGATCAGCTCCTAAAAATTCCTCGCCCGAGCTGGAGCCGTGCATTTCCAGGCTTCCCGTGG GGACGCGGTGAGCCCGCCGGCAGCTCCGGGGGCTGGCTCCGGAAAGCTGGTGGCAAAGCACCCCCCCCTTGCCGCCCACCGGCTCTCCATGCGAACCGCGGCCAAATGGATGCGATCGCGAGCGCCGGCCTCAAGAGGAAGTTTGAGGATGCGGACGTGGGCTCGCCGGGCTCCAACTCGGACATCTCGGAGATCTCCAACAGCGACAGTGCCGATAGCTGCGACAGCGTCAACCCCTCCAGCTCCACCGGCTTCATAC ccaccTCCATCCTGAAGCGGCAGAAGCAGCTTCGCAGGAAGAATGTCCGCTTCGACCAAGTGACCGTCTACTACTTCGCCCGACGCCAGGGCTTCACCAGCGTCCCCAGCCAGGGCGGCAGCTCCCTGGGCATGGCCCAACGCCACAACTCCGTCCGCCACTACACGCTCTGCGAGTTCGCCCAGGAGCAGGAGGTGAATCACCGGGAGATCCTACGGGAGCAcctcaaggaagaaaaactccACGCCAAGAAAATGAAG CTCACCAAGAACGGCACGGTGGAGTCGGAGGAGGCGGACGGCCTGACGCTGGAGGACGTCTCGGATGACGACATCGACGTGGAGAACGTGGAGGTGGACGACTACTTCTTCCTGCAGCCGTTGCCCACCAAACGCCGCCGAGCTCTGCTGCGAGCCTCCGGTGTTCACCGCATCGATGCTgaggagaagcaggagctgCGGGCCATCCGCCTGTCCCGGGAGGAGTGCGGCTGCGACTGCCGCCTCTACTGCGACCCGGAGGCTTGCgcctgcagccaggcagggattAAATGCCAG GTGGATCGCATGTCCTTCCCCTGCGGCTGCTCCCGGGATGGTTGCGGTAACATGGCCGGTCGGATCGAATTCAATCCTATCCGGGTGCGGACTCACTACCTCCACACCATCATGAAGCTGGAGCTGGAGAACAAGCGTCAGGGTGGGCGGCCACCGGCgccggaggaggaggcggccgctgccgccgccgctcacGGCTCCGCTAGCGACTGGCTGGGGCCGCAGCCGGCCGAAACGCAGGACTTCCAGGAGTTCATGGCGGAGAACGAGACGGCCGTCATGCACCTGCAAACGGCGGAGGAGTTGGAGAGGCTGAAGGCTGAGGAAGACTCCAGCAACGGCTCCAGCATGGAGAGCTTGGGCGTTTGCATCCTGGAGGAGCCCCTGGCCGTGCCGGAGGGTTTGTGCCCAG GTGGAGCAGAGGCCGGTGCTGGGTGTCAAGGGCGAGAGCAGCCCGGCGGAGCCGCCGGCACCGTCCTCCTGCCTGAGCGAGAAGAACCTCAGCGTCCTCCCCGTCCCCGTGGTGACTTGCAGCCGAGCCGCCGCTGCTGCGAGCAAGGGGGAAGCATCCCGAAATCCTCCCTCGTCCCCGGAGGCTGCTCCATCCTCTGA
- the LETMD1 gene encoding LETM1 domain-containing protein 1: protein MALSRVGCRWPLWRFGPGPGPGPGPAAGLSRARGLLEPRPARGATRSSVCYRSTKAGSRSVLAALVSKAKRINGRYERFLERTFPRFYVLYATFTKGVQALFLEVKEIRKIKSKMSRQRLSVQQLPYREMERLRQFRRDVIKAIPIGVIAIPPFANFLVIVLMYFFPRQLLIRYFWTPNQQVEFLDAYDAIRRDSYPDVVESLALAARSLPEPQLQKRLQELCAEVQRGSQPRVAELYAVRSLFSGSPLGLNKLRVSHVKALSQVLFLTPHLPAFFLRHRLRSHVLEIRHLDRAMLRLGLGQLSEEELKAACYLRGLNSTHLGMSECRAWLEQWLGLSCKLQASEASLLANSMVLLSLNYVRAKE, encoded by the exons ATGGCGCTGTCCAGGGTCGGCTGCCGCTGGCCGCTCTGGCGCttcggccccggccccggccccggccccggtcccgccGCCGGCCTGAGCCGCGCCCGGGGGCTGCTGGAGCCGCGTCCCGCCCGGGGGGCGACGAG gTCCTCGGTGTGCTACCGCTCCACAAAAGCCGGCTCCAGGTCCGTCCTCGCTGCCCTGGTGTCAAAAGCGAAGCGCATCAACGGGAGGTACGAGAGGTTTTTGGAAAGGACCTTCCCCCGTTTCTACGTGCTGTATGCGACTTTCACGAAAG GAGTCCAAGCGCTCTTTCTGGAAGtcaaagaaataagaaaaatcaaatctaAAATGTCCCGTCAGAGACTGAGCGTTCAGCAGCTTCCCTACCGGGAGATGGAGAGGCTGCGGCAG TTTCGCAGGGATGTGATCAAGGCCATTCCCATCGGAGTTATCGCTATCCCGCCCTTCGCCAACTTCTTGGTCATCGTCCTGAT GTATTTCTTCCCACGGCAGCTCCTGATCCGCTACTTCTGGACCCCCAACCAGCAGGTTGAGTTCCTGGATGCCTACGACGCCATTCGGAGAGACTCCTATCCGGATGTGGTGGAGAGTTTAGCCCTGGCAGCACGTTCCCTGCCTGAGCCGCAGCTCCAAAAACGCCTGCAGGAGCTCTGCGCCGAG GTGCAGCGAGGTTCCCAGCCACGTGTGGCTGAACTCTATGCTGTGAGAAGTTTGTTTTCGGGATCTCCACTGGGTCTGAACAAGCTCCGGGTGTCTCATGTG AAAGCCCTGAGCCAGGTCCTGTTTCTGACCCCTCACTTGCCGGCCTTTTTCCTGAGGCATCGCCTGCGGAGCCACGTCTTGGAAATCCGGCACCTGGACCGTGCCATGCTGCGACTGGGCTTGGGCCAGCTGTCCGAGGAGGAGCTGAAAGCG GCTTGTTACCTCCGTGGCCTGAACTCCACTCACCTTGGCATGTCCGAGTGCAGAGCGTGGCTGGAGCAGTGGCTGGGGCTCTCCTGCAAGCTGCAAG cttctgaagcTTCGCTCCTGGCAAACAGCATGGTCCTGCTGTCCCTCAACTATGTCAGGGCCAAGGAGTGA
- the CSRNP2 gene encoding cysteine/serine-rich nuclear protein 2 isoform X1 codes for MQSDARRSSPPEDQLLKIPRPSWSRAFPGFPWGRGEPAGSSGGWLRKAGGKAPPPCRPPALHANRGQMDAIASAGLKRKFEDADVGSPGSNSDISEISNSDSADSCDSVNPSSSTGFIPTSILKRQKQLRRKNVRFDQVTVYYFARRQGFTSVPSQGGSSLGMAQRHNSVRHYTLCEFAQEQEVNHREILREHLKEEKLHAKKMKLTKNGTVESEEADGLTLEDVSDDDIDVENVEVDDYFFLQPLPTKRRRALLRASGVHRIDAEEKQELRAIRLSREECGCDCRLYCDPEACACSQAGIKCQVDRMSFPCGCSRDGCGNMAGRIEFNPIRVRTHYLHTIMKLELENKRQGGRPPAPEEEAAAAAAAHGSASDWLGPQPAETQDFQEFMAENETAVMHLQTAEELERLKAEEDSSNGSSMESLGVCILEEPLAVPEGLCPGLAAPILIQAQLPPGSSVLCFADGSEQAASAVGDQPYLNDGPVVYYQVEQRPVLGVKGESSPAEPPAPSSCLSEKNLSVLPVPVVTCSRAAAAASKGEASRNPPSSPEAAPSSEGCRAAAAARCPRSPSPVPPEQALERAHEPPSAEERSLGPVLPM; via the exons ATGCAGAGCGATGCTCGCCGGTCTTCCCCACCGGAGGATCAGCTCCTAAAAATTCCTCGCCCGAGCTGGAGCCGTGCATTTCCAGGCTTCCCGTGG GGACGCGGTGAGCCCGCCGGCAGCTCCGGGGGCTGGCTCCGGAAAGCTGGTGGCAAAGCACCCCCCCCTTGCCGCCCACCGGCTCTCCATGCGAACCGCGGCCAAATGGATGCGATCGCGAGCGCCGGCCTCAAGAGGAAGTTTGAGGATGCGGACGTGGGCTCGCCGGGCTCCAACTCGGACATCTCGGAGATCTCCAACAGCGACAGTGCCGATAGCTGCGACAGCGTCAACCCCTCCAGCTCCACCGGCTTCATAC ccaccTCCATCCTGAAGCGGCAGAAGCAGCTTCGCAGGAAGAATGTCCGCTTCGACCAAGTGACCGTCTACTACTTCGCCCGACGCCAGGGCTTCACCAGCGTCCCCAGCCAGGGCGGCAGCTCCCTGGGCATGGCCCAACGCCACAACTCCGTCCGCCACTACACGCTCTGCGAGTTCGCCCAGGAGCAGGAGGTGAATCACCGGGAGATCCTACGGGAGCAcctcaaggaagaaaaactccACGCCAAGAAAATGAAG CTCACCAAGAACGGCACGGTGGAGTCGGAGGAGGCGGACGGCCTGACGCTGGAGGACGTCTCGGATGACGACATCGACGTGGAGAACGTGGAGGTGGACGACTACTTCTTCCTGCAGCCGTTGCCCACCAAACGCCGCCGAGCTCTGCTGCGAGCCTCCGGTGTTCACCGCATCGATGCTgaggagaagcaggagctgCGGGCCATCCGCCTGTCCCGGGAGGAGTGCGGCTGCGACTGCCGCCTCTACTGCGACCCGGAGGCTTGCgcctgcagccaggcagggattAAATGCCAG GTGGATCGCATGTCCTTCCCCTGCGGCTGCTCCCGGGATGGTTGCGGTAACATGGCCGGTCGGATCGAATTCAATCCTATCCGGGTGCGGACTCACTACCTCCACACCATCATGAAGCTGGAGCTGGAGAACAAGCGTCAGGGTGGGCGGCCACCGGCgccggaggaggaggcggccgctgccgccgccgctcacGGCTCCGCTAGCGACTGGCTGGGGCCGCAGCCGGCCGAAACGCAGGACTTCCAGGAGTTCATGGCGGAGAACGAGACGGCCGTCATGCACCTGCAAACGGCGGAGGAGTTGGAGAGGCTGAAGGCTGAGGAAGACTCCAGCAACGGCTCCAGCATGGAGAGCTTGGGCGTTTGCATCCTGGAGGAGCCCCTGGCCGTGCCGGAGGGTTTGTGCCCAGGTCTCGCCGCCCCCATCCTCATCCAAGCCCAGTTACCTCCGGGCTCGTCCGTCCTCTGCTTTGCCGACGGCTCGGAGCAGGCAGCCTCGGCGGTGGGCGACCAGCCCTACTTGAACGATGGACCTGTGGTCTACTACCAGGTGGAGCAGAGGCCGGTGCTGGGTGTCAAGGGCGAGAGCAGCCCGGCGGAGCCGCCGGCACCGTCCTCCTGCCTGAGCGAGAAGAACCTCAGCGTCCTCCCCGTCCCCGTGGTGACTTGCAGCCGAGCCGCCGCTGCTGCGAGCAAGGGGGAAGCATCCCGAAATCCTCCCTCGTCCCCGGAGGCTGCTCCATCCTCTGAGGGCTGCCGAGCGGCGGCTGCTGCCCGCTGCCCGCGTTCCCCGTCCCCCGTGCCACCGGAGCAAGCCCTGGAGCGGGCGCACGAGCCGCCCTCCGCCGAGGAGCGCTCGCTGGGGCCTGTCCTGCCCATGTGA
- the CSRNP2 gene encoding cysteine/serine-rich nuclear protein 2 isoform X2 has product MDAIASAGLKRKFEDADVGSPGSNSDISEISNSDSADSCDSVNPSSSTGFIPTSILKRQKQLRRKNVRFDQVTVYYFARRQGFTSVPSQGGSSLGMAQRHNSVRHYTLCEFAQEQEVNHREILREHLKEEKLHAKKMKLTKNGTVESEEADGLTLEDVSDDDIDVENVEVDDYFFLQPLPTKRRRALLRASGVHRIDAEEKQELRAIRLSREECGCDCRLYCDPEACACSQAGIKCQVDRMSFPCGCSRDGCGNMAGRIEFNPIRVRTHYLHTIMKLELENKRQGGRPPAPEEEAAAAAAAHGSASDWLGPQPAETQDFQEFMAENETAVMHLQTAEELERLKAEEDSSNGSSMESLGVCILEEPLAVPEGLCPGLAAPILIQAQLPPGSSVLCFADGSEQAASAVGDQPYLNDGPVVYYQVEQRPVLGVKGESSPAEPPAPSSCLSEKNLSVLPVPVVTCSRAAAAASKGEASRNPPSSPEAAPSSEGCRAAAAARCPRSPSPVPPEQALERAHEPPSAEERSLGPVLPM; this is encoded by the exons ATGGATGCGATCGCGAGCGCCGGCCTCAAGAGGAAGTTTGAGGATGCGGACGTGGGCTCGCCGGGCTCCAACTCGGACATCTCGGAGATCTCCAACAGCGACAGTGCCGATAGCTGCGACAGCGTCAACCCCTCCAGCTCCACCGGCTTCATAC ccaccTCCATCCTGAAGCGGCAGAAGCAGCTTCGCAGGAAGAATGTCCGCTTCGACCAAGTGACCGTCTACTACTTCGCCCGACGCCAGGGCTTCACCAGCGTCCCCAGCCAGGGCGGCAGCTCCCTGGGCATGGCCCAACGCCACAACTCCGTCCGCCACTACACGCTCTGCGAGTTCGCCCAGGAGCAGGAGGTGAATCACCGGGAGATCCTACGGGAGCAcctcaaggaagaaaaactccACGCCAAGAAAATGAAG CTCACCAAGAACGGCACGGTGGAGTCGGAGGAGGCGGACGGCCTGACGCTGGAGGACGTCTCGGATGACGACATCGACGTGGAGAACGTGGAGGTGGACGACTACTTCTTCCTGCAGCCGTTGCCCACCAAACGCCGCCGAGCTCTGCTGCGAGCCTCCGGTGTTCACCGCATCGATGCTgaggagaagcaggagctgCGGGCCATCCGCCTGTCCCGGGAGGAGTGCGGCTGCGACTGCCGCCTCTACTGCGACCCGGAGGCTTGCgcctgcagccaggcagggattAAATGCCAG GTGGATCGCATGTCCTTCCCCTGCGGCTGCTCCCGGGATGGTTGCGGTAACATGGCCGGTCGGATCGAATTCAATCCTATCCGGGTGCGGACTCACTACCTCCACACCATCATGAAGCTGGAGCTGGAGAACAAGCGTCAGGGTGGGCGGCCACCGGCgccggaggaggaggcggccgctgccgccgccgctcacGGCTCCGCTAGCGACTGGCTGGGGCCGCAGCCGGCCGAAACGCAGGACTTCCAGGAGTTCATGGCGGAGAACGAGACGGCCGTCATGCACCTGCAAACGGCGGAGGAGTTGGAGAGGCTGAAGGCTGAGGAAGACTCCAGCAACGGCTCCAGCATGGAGAGCTTGGGCGTTTGCATCCTGGAGGAGCCCCTGGCCGTGCCGGAGGGTTTGTGCCCAGGTCTCGCCGCCCCCATCCTCATCCAAGCCCAGTTACCTCCGGGCTCGTCCGTCCTCTGCTTTGCCGACGGCTCGGAGCAGGCAGCCTCGGCGGTGGGCGACCAGCCCTACTTGAACGATGGACCTGTGGTCTACTACCAGGTGGAGCAGAGGCCGGTGCTGGGTGTCAAGGGCGAGAGCAGCCCGGCGGAGCCGCCGGCACCGTCCTCCTGCCTGAGCGAGAAGAACCTCAGCGTCCTCCCCGTCCCCGTGGTGACTTGCAGCCGAGCCGCCGCTGCTGCGAGCAAGGGGGAAGCATCCCGAAATCCTCCCTCGTCCCCGGAGGCTGCTCCATCCTCTGAGGGCTGCCGAGCGGCGGCTGCTGCCCGCTGCCCGCGTTCCCCGTCCCCCGTGCCACCGGAGCAAGCCCTGGAGCGGGCGCACGAGCCGCCCTCCGCCGAGGAGCGCTCGCTGGGGCCTGTCCTGCCCATGTGA